A region of Shewanella psychromarinicola DNA encodes the following proteins:
- a CDS encoding bifunctional diguanylate cyclase/phosphodiesterase, whose product MTTLWLVIIGICLLKRRQLTTLDGSVGGAVAVLLIILGIDAVRTIIESVYLGLYFTSLYGLIPKAINELLSQPSWLIIPQLINVAAGLLVIWLLLKRWLPSKLAEREQTLRALDKAKTASVNNERLFSSISNCVTDGFIFADPERRIISINQGMELLLGYCSDELVGKNVSIIYASNEEYERQGLMYFNLAAGEKLKPYEANYRHKDGGIVVGETSRIMIKDVDGQIQGYMGFIRDVTDRNKTAMKLQANQAALSHHIQNTPLGYISRDINSNCIEINKSAEAIFGYSADEVRGHCLLDLLVPDEGRNDIENVIKSLLKSNKDSISINKNKTKDGRTIICEWHNTPLVSEHGEVIGVTSLIQDVTENRRTQIALEETEKKFREQSQRYAEVIWGANIGTWEWNVQTGKASYNQRWAEMLGYSLKELEPIDNNTWEKRVHPDDIHNTNELLKRCFTNETDTYECEFRMQHKDGSWVWILDRGRVVEWTKDGKAVRMSGLHQDITKSKQSEDARKLAASVFTYAREGIIITDTKGVIIDVNDAFSDITGYELSDVIGQNPRMLKSGLHLPEFYKEMWATLQQKGYWTGEVWNMRKNGEVYPQILTISSVLDDIGVVQNYVALFNDITAIKEHQGQLERIAHYDMLTNLPNRTLLADRLTQSMKHSQRQQSLLVVAFVDLDRFKKINDTYGHIVGDELLIVVSSRMKEALRNEDTLARIGGDEFVAVIENIHTMADCEPILERLLLAASDPVVVGGVRLEVSASIGVSIYPQDDVDADQLIRHADQAMYVAKQQGKNRYRLFDSAHNTAMVNQHGELERIRKALDGNEFLLYYQPKVNMKTGEMIGVEALIRWQCPERGLIGPNEFLPVIEDHVLSIALGEWVIGTALSQIKAWQTLGLNIAVSVNISAIQLQSDDFATRLAELLAAFPEIDPSALELEVLETSAIGDLLQVSETMHACIKLGVNFALDDFGTGYSSLSHLRRLPASLIKIDQTFVCDMLIDSDDLSIVESVVVLGKTFKRDVIAEGVETIAHGVALLQLGCELAQGYGIARPMMAKDVPQWAANWQPDVAWRQFCHPKLVSAN is encoded by the coding sequence TTGACCACCTTATGGTTGGTTATTATCGGCATTTGTCTGCTAAAACGTAGACAATTAACAACCCTTGATGGGTCTGTTGGCGGAGCGGTTGCCGTTCTCCTCATTATCCTTGGCATTGATGCCGTCAGGACCATCATTGAAAGTGTCTATTTAGGGTTGTATTTTACCTCACTGTACGGGCTGATCCCAAAAGCTATCAACGAGCTGTTGTCGCAACCCTCTTGGCTCATTATTCCCCAATTAATCAATGTTGCTGCTGGCTTGCTGGTCATCTGGCTTCTCCTCAAGCGTTGGTTACCAAGCAAACTGGCTGAACGTGAACAAACATTGCGCGCTCTTGATAAAGCGAAAACAGCATCCGTTAATAACGAAAGGTTGTTCAGCTCAATTTCTAATTGTGTTACCGACGGCTTTATTTTCGCAGACCCAGAGCGCCGAATTATATCGATAAATCAGGGAATGGAACTTTTGTTAGGGTATTGCTCTGATGAGCTTGTGGGAAAAAACGTATCGATTATTTACGCAAGCAATGAAGAATATGAGCGACAAGGTCTAATGTATTTTAATCTCGCTGCTGGTGAGAAACTCAAACCTTATGAAGCTAATTACCGCCACAAGGACGGCGGGATCGTTGTTGGCGAAACCAGTCGAATTATGATTAAAGATGTTGATGGCCAAATTCAGGGCTATATGGGCTTCATTCGCGATGTCACCGACCGCAACAAGACCGCGATGAAATTACAGGCGAATCAGGCGGCACTGTCGCACCATATTCAGAATACGCCGCTCGGGTACATTTCACGGGATATAAACTCAAATTGTATTGAGATAAACAAATCAGCCGAAGCCATATTCGGCTACTCCGCCGACGAAGTCAGGGGGCATTGTCTATTAGACCTCTTGGTGCCTGATGAAGGTAGAAATGATATCGAAAATGTTATTAAGTCATTGTTAAAAAGCAATAAAGACTCCATCAGTATTAATAAGAACAAGACCAAAGATGGCCGGACCATCATCTGTGAATGGCACAATACTCCGCTTGTCAGTGAGCACGGTGAGGTCATCGGGGTGACATCATTAATCCAAGATGTTACCGAAAATAGGCGTACCCAAATAGCTTTGGAAGAGACCGAGAAGAAATTTCGGGAGCAAAGCCAACGTTATGCTGAAGTGATTTGGGGCGCCAATATTGGCACCTGGGAATGGAATGTACAGACAGGGAAAGCCTCGTACAATCAACGCTGGGCCGAGATGTTGGGTTACAGTCTTAAAGAGCTTGAACCCATTGACAACAACACTTGGGAGAAACGAGTTCATCCCGATGATATACATAATACCAATGAATTGCTAAAGCGTTGTTTCACGAATGAGACAGATACTTACGAATGTGAGTTTCGGATGCAGCACAAGGACGGCAGCTGGGTCTGGATCCTCGATCGTGGGCGGGTAGTTGAGTGGACGAAAGATGGCAAGGCGGTGCGAATGTCAGGCCTACATCAAGACATCACCAAGAGTAAGCAATCTGAAGACGCGCGCAAACTTGCCGCCAGCGTATTTACCTACGCCAGAGAAGGTATCATCATCACTGATACCAAAGGTGTCATCATAGACGTTAATGATGCTTTTAGTGATATTACCGGCTACGAACTCAGTGATGTGATAGGACAAAATCCGCGAATGCTAAAATCGGGACTTCATTTACCAGAGTTCTATAAAGAAATGTGGGCCACGTTGCAACAAAAAGGTTATTGGACGGGGGAGGTCTGGAACATGCGTAAAAATGGTGAGGTTTATCCGCAGATACTTACCATAAGCTCGGTACTCGATGATATTGGCGTGGTGCAAAACTACGTTGCCCTATTTAACGATATTACTGCGATTAAAGAGCATCAGGGACAATTAGAACGTATTGCTCATTATGATATGTTAACAAACTTACCTAATCGTACATTATTGGCAGACCGTCTAACCCAGTCAATGAAGCACAGCCAACGTCAACAGTCATTATTAGTGGTCGCCTTTGTTGATTTGGATAGATTCAAAAAAATTAATGATACCTACGGTCATATCGTTGGTGATGAATTATTAATTGTGGTCTCATCTCGCATGAAGGAAGCCCTACGTAATGAAGATACGCTGGCTCGTATAGGCGGGGATGAGTTTGTCGCTGTGATTGAAAATATACATACAATGGCGGATTGTGAGCCTATCTTAGAGCGGCTATTGCTGGCTGCATCGGATCCTGTGGTAGTGGGGGGCGTTAGACTGGAAGTATCTGCCAGTATTGGTGTCTCAATTTATCCACAAGATGACGTCGATGCAGATCAACTCATACGCCATGCCGATCAAGCCATGTATGTTGCAAAGCAACAGGGTAAGAACCGCTATCGCTTGTTTGATTCTGCACATAATACCGCAATGGTTAATCAACATGGAGAATTGGAGCGCATACGTAAGGCATTGGATGGGAATGAGTTTTTACTTTATTACCAACCTAAGGTCAATATGAAAACAGGGGAAATGATTGGCGTTGAAGCATTAATTCGTTGGCAATGCCCCGAGCGTGGTTTAATCGGCCCTAACGAGTTTTTGCCTGTCATTGAGGATCATGTTCTCAGTATCGCGCTAGGCGAATGGGTCATTGGTACCGCACTGAGTCAAATTAAGGCGTGGCAAACGCTGGGGTTGAATATTGCCGTCAGTGTCAACATTAGCGCAATTCAATTACAGAGTGATGATTTTGCCACTCGTTTGGCTGAGTTATTGGCCGCATTCCCCGAGATTGATCCTAGCGCTTTAGAATTAGAAGTCCTTGAAACGAGTGCAATAGGTGATTTGTTGCAGGTTTCTGAGACCATGCACGCCTGTATTAAGCTGGGGGTTAATTTTGCATTAGATGATTTTGGTACGGGTTACTCTTCATTGAGTCACCTCAGGCGTTTGCCCGCGAGTTTGATTAAGATAGACCAGACCTTTGTGTGTGATATGTTGATTGACTCCGATGACTTGTCGATTGTCGAGAGCGTGGTGGTATTGGGCAAGACATTTAAGCGTGACGTTATTGCCGAGGGAGTAGAAACCATCGCCCATGGTGTTGCATTATTGCAATTAGGCTGTGAATTGGCACAGGGGTATGGGATTGCGAGGCCGATGATGGCTAAAGATGTTCCTCAGTGGGCGGCAAACTGGCAGCCAGATGTTGCGTGGCGACAGTTTTGCCATCCTAAATTAGTCTCCGCAAATTAG
- a CDS encoding chemotaxis protein CheB gives MKNQSKTLTKHPKDPCKLAVVNTPIIVGIGASAGGLEALEDFFSHVLTPCNIAFVVIQHLDPTRISIMPELLQRTTLMKVTQARNGMEVKPNCVYVIPPNKDLSIIHGSLLLLDPVESRGLRLPIDFFFRSLANDQNERAVGVILSGMGSDGTLGLRAIKENAGLSVVQSPEFAKFDSMPHSAVNMGLADIVAPAEALPERIAAFLKHSRRDVPTRLKLKSTSALEQIVIILRERSGNDFSLYKKNTIYRRIERRMDLHQLKNISLYTHYLRDNPQEQDLLFKEMLIGVTNFFRDHKVWAQLKSVTLPALLANYPEGKELRAWVTACSTGEEAYSLAMTVMDVLDDVKHKGRFKLQVFATDVGEDAINIARKGYYPASIEADLSSQQLNRYFNKDGSGYRINKQIRDMVIFAPQNIIMDPPFTKLDIVTCRNLLIYLGPELQKKLIPLFHYTLTSHGILILGNAETIGNSTSLFTEIKENTRIYTRIDSTAPQMEVDFPTRIFPIISLVENEPERTSKMTTNITNLQMQADQILLQSYSPAAVLVNAAGDIIYINGRTGKYLEPAAGKANWNIHVMAREELQHQIHLAMMKAQLQIEPVNIKNLTVDTHTINLTVQAITKPKALLGLMMVVFTEMLTPTKLPRRKRGSAEKESQAELQQAHDEIQSLREQMQSSQEELKSANEELQSTNEELQSTNEELTTSKEEMQSMNEELQTVNTELRSKVDDLSWVNNDMENLLDSTQIATIFLDNELHVRRFTNYATHLFKLIQSDVGRALSDIVTELDYVRLQEDSKEVLKTLVFIEKEITAKNKRWFKVRIMPYRTQENVIDGVVITFTDISEAKLLESELRKIRPTT, from the coding sequence ATGAAAAACCAAAGCAAAACATTGACTAAGCATCCTAAGGATCCTTGTAAATTGGCTGTGGTGAACACACCAATCATTGTCGGCATTGGTGCTTCTGCTGGCGGCTTGGAAGCATTGGAAGATTTCTTTTCCCATGTATTAACGCCCTGTAACATCGCATTTGTTGTCATTCAGCACCTTGACCCTACTCGCATAAGCATCATGCCAGAGCTGTTGCAACGCACTACGCTTATGAAAGTAACGCAAGCCCGCAACGGCATGGAAGTAAAGCCGAACTGTGTATATGTGATACCACCTAACAAAGATTTATCCATCATTCACGGATCATTGCTTCTGCTTGACCCGGTGGAGAGTCGCGGATTGCGGTTACCCATTGATTTCTTCTTTCGATCTCTGGCAAATGATCAGAATGAACGGGCTGTGGGTGTTATTCTATCTGGAATGGGATCCGATGGCACACTAGGTTTACGTGCCATCAAAGAAAATGCAGGCCTGTCTGTGGTGCAGTCTCCTGAGTTCGCAAAATTTGATTCAATGCCTCATAGCGCTGTTAATATGGGACTAGCTGACATTGTCGCCCCTGCTGAAGCACTACCAGAACGGATTGCAGCCTTTCTCAAACATAGCCGACGAGATGTCCCAACAAGATTGAAACTCAAGTCAACTAGCGCACTAGAGCAGATCGTTATTATACTGCGTGAACGAAGCGGCAACGACTTCTCACTGTACAAGAAAAACACCATATATCGTCGTATTGAACGGCGTATGGATCTGCATCAGCTTAAAAACATATCACTCTATACGCACTATCTGCGTGATAATCCACAAGAGCAAGACCTACTTTTCAAAGAAATGTTAATTGGGGTAACAAATTTCTTTCGAGATCATAAAGTTTGGGCGCAGCTCAAGTCAGTCACACTTCCAGCACTATTGGCCAATTATCCTGAAGGTAAAGAACTTCGAGCATGGGTGACAGCCTGTTCCACTGGTGAGGAGGCCTACTCGCTCGCGATGACGGTAATGGATGTATTGGATGACGTTAAACATAAAGGGCGTTTCAAACTACAAGTCTTTGCTACCGATGTTGGTGAAGATGCCATCAATATTGCGCGAAAAGGTTATTACCCGGCAAGCATTGAGGCAGATTTGTCGTCACAGCAATTGAATCGATACTTCAATAAAGATGGAAGTGGTTATCGTATCAACAAGCAAATACGAGACATGGTTATTTTTGCTCCACAAAATATCATCATGGATCCACCGTTCACCAAGCTAGATATTGTTACCTGTCGTAATCTTCTGATTTATCTTGGGCCGGAATTACAAAAAAAGTTAATCCCACTGTTCCACTACACATTGACATCTCATGGTATTTTGATTTTGGGTAATGCTGAAACTATTGGTAATTCCACCTCATTGTTCACAGAAATCAAGGAAAACACACGGATCTACACCCGCATTGATAGCACTGCACCGCAGATGGAAGTCGACTTCCCGACACGAATATTTCCCATCATATCCTTGGTAGAAAATGAACCTGAGAGAACCAGTAAGATGACGACAAATATTACCAACCTACAAATGCAGGCAGATCAAATTCTCCTACAAAGCTACTCGCCAGCAGCGGTTTTAGTCAATGCGGCAGGCGATATTATCTACATCAATGGTCGCACGGGAAAATATTTAGAGCCTGCCGCGGGGAAAGCCAACTGGAACATTCACGTCATGGCGCGTGAAGAGCTACAACATCAAATTCACCTTGCTATGATGAAAGCACAGTTGCAAATAGAGCCTGTAAACATTAAAAACCTGACGGTAGACACACATACTATTAATTTGACGGTACAAGCTATTACTAAGCCAAAAGCTTTGCTTGGCCTGATGATGGTGGTGTTTACTGAGATGTTGACGCCGACCAAGTTGCCACGCAGAAAACGGGGTTCAGCAGAGAAAGAAAGTCAGGCCGAATTACAACAAGCACATGACGAAATACAATCGCTTCGCGAGCAAATGCAATCCTCTCAGGAAGAGCTAAAATCGGCCAATGAAGAGCTGCAATCCACTAATGAGGAATTGCAATCCACCAATGAAGAATTGACCACGTCTAAAGAAGAGATGCAGTCAATGAATGAAGAATTGCAAACCGTCAATACTGAACTACGATCCAAAGTCGATGATTTGTCATGGGTCAATAACGACATGGAGAACCTGCTTGATAGTACGCAAATTGCCACCATTTTTCTGGATAACGAACTGCATGTTCGACGCTTCACCAACTATGCTACTCATCTATTCAAGCTGATCCAAAGTGATGTGGGCCGAGCATTGTCCGACATCGTCACTGAATTAGATTATGTCAGACTACAAGAAGATTCAAAGGAAGTATTGAAGACGCTTGTCTTCATAGAAAAAGAAATAACGGCTAAAAATAAACGCTGGTTCAAAGTCCGCATCATGCCTTATCGTACACAAGAAAATGTGATTGATGGCGTGGTGATTACCTTTACAGATATTAGTGAAGCCAAGCTGCTTGAGTCAGAATTACGTAAGATAAGGCCTACCACATGA
- a CDS encoding IS630 family transposase — translation MKQITLSPEQKVALETRHKSSSDRRECDRIKAILLRDENWPTPMIAQALRIHETTVVRYIDAYAHDQKLTCNSGGSLSYLSQEQTELLIAHLCEVTYLHSHQIVAYISEQFQIKYTVSGLNKWLHKHQFSYKNPKGVPHKFDEDKQTAFIEYYEQLKSSLTPDEPLLFMDAVHPTQATKITAGWIKKGVDKPIETTGSRTRINVVGAIRLGHLTEAVIEQYSKTVNGASIIDFLNQIRARYSTSGVIHLVLDGAGYHRNALVVKEAEHLNITLHYLPPYSPNLNPIERLWKVMNKHARNGQYFATTKEFRRKITDFFSITLPDIADTLGDTINDNFQKLKPAV, via the coding sequence ATGAAACAAATTACACTCTCGCCAGAACAAAAAGTAGCATTGGAAACTCGACATAAAAGCTCGAGTGATAGGCGTGAGTGTGATCGCATTAAAGCCATTTTACTACGCGATGAAAATTGGCCAACGCCAATGATTGCCCAAGCGTTACGTATTCACGAAACGACCGTAGTTCGATACATTGATGCCTATGCTCACGACCAAAAACTCACGTGTAATAGTGGCGGCTCCTTAAGCTATCTGAGTCAAGAGCAAACTGAACTATTGATTGCACACCTGTGTGAGGTGACCTACTTGCATAGCCATCAAATAGTCGCTTATATCTCAGAACAATTTCAGATTAAGTACACAGTGTCAGGTCTCAATAAATGGCTGCATAAACATCAGTTCAGCTATAAAAACCCTAAAGGGGTTCCTCACAAATTTGATGAAGACAAACAAACGGCTTTCATTGAATATTATGAGCAACTAAAATCCTCGTTAACCCCTGATGAACCGTTATTATTTATGGATGCGGTTCATCCGACCCAAGCCACAAAAATCACCGCTGGCTGGATAAAAAAAGGCGTTGATAAACCGATAGAAACGACGGGAAGCCGAACCCGTATTAACGTGGTTGGTGCAATCCGACTTGGTCACTTAACAGAAGCGGTCATTGAGCAATATAGCAAAACGGTTAACGGTGCATCCATCATCGATTTTTTAAACCAAATTAGAGCGCGTTACTCAACAAGTGGTGTTATCCATTTGGTGCTTGATGGCGCTGGATACCATCGAAATGCCTTAGTGGTTAAAGAGGCTGAACATCTGAATATAACATTGCATTACCTGCCGCCTTATAGTCCAAATTTAAACCCAATAGAACGATTGTGGAAGGTGATGAATAAACATGCGAGGAATGGGCAATACTTCGCAACGACAAAAGAATTCCGACGAAAAATCACTGACTTTTTTAGCATCACCCTCCCCGATATTGCTGACACGCTCGGTGATACAATTAATGATAACTTTCAGAAATTAAAACCTGCAGTTTGA
- a CDS encoding sensor domain-containing protein — protein MKPPQKSAKRSAKAIRQCAEAQLKKQTGIKQTNPSDYAAKKMLHELQVHQIELEMQNEELKQARITERLYYRYTELFEFAPIAYFVFDLNGIINQVNLRGASLLGIERANLVGKPFSHYVTPQYRETFKRCLGKAFGGNGIQSCEVLGQVDNNTLWLDIEANIGITGTDCLTAMIDITERKQAENSQHLANKEKDKRANELALANADKEKRANELAIANIELAFQNKEKDKRADELALANADKEKRANELTIANIELAFQNKEKDKRADELALANADKEKRANELAIANIELAFQNKEKDNRADELILANADKEKRANELVLAAKVFTHAREGIMITDAKASIIEVNDTFTSITGYCREEAIGQTPRILQSGRQSPEFYANMWQTLLTEGYWYGEVWNRRKNNEVYAVLQTISAVRDVHGITTHYVSLATDITPMKAHQDELEHIAHYDVLTNLPNRVLLSDRLSQAMLQCRRHAQSLAVVFLDLDGFKTVNDTYGHDMGDELLIALSVRMKEALRESDSLGRIGGDEFVAVLANLIKVEDCEPVLERLLLAASDPVTVGGVIFNISASIGVTLYPRDDVDADLLMRHADQAMYMAKESGKNCYHLFDTAQDDAIKVQRESLEAIRCALDNHQFVLYYQPKVNMMRGTVVGVEALIRWQHPERGILNPIEFLPVIENHTMMIEIGEWVIDTALTQISQWQAMGVNLMVSTSVNIAAVHLQQPDFTQRLTTLLAAHPNVEPRYLELEVLETSALEDVHHISTIMNDCMNLGVNFALDDFGTGYSSLTYLRRLPASLIKIDQSFVRDMLSNADDLAIVEGVIALAKSFKRDVIAEGVETIEHGTALLQLGCELAQGYGIAKPMPASDIPAWISDWKPDASWLS, from the coding sequence ATGAAGCCGCCTCAAAAGTCAGCCAAGCGGTCCGCCAAAGCGATACGCCAGTGTGCGGAAGCACAACTGAAAAAACAAACGGGGATCAAGCAAACTAACCCTAGCGACTATGCTGCCAAAAAGATGCTACACGAATTGCAGGTTCATCAGATTGAATTGGAAATGCAAAATGAGGAGTTAAAGCAAGCACGGATAACAGAGAGATTATATTATCGTTATACCGAGTTATTTGAATTTGCACCGATTGCTTACTTTGTTTTTGACCTAAATGGCATAATCAATCAGGTCAATTTACGAGGCGCGAGTCTATTGGGTATTGAGCGTGCTAACTTGGTAGGGAAACCGTTTTCACACTACGTAACACCACAATATAGAGAGACTTTTAAACGTTGTTTGGGAAAAGCCTTTGGTGGTAACGGTATACAATCCTGTGAAGTCTTAGGGCAAGTTGACAATAATACGCTTTGGCTAGATATCGAGGCCAATATCGGCATCACAGGTACGGACTGTCTTACCGCGATGATCGACATTACTGAGAGAAAACAAGCTGAAAACAGTCAACATCTAGCCAACAAAGAGAAAGATAAGCGAGCCAATGAGTTAGCTCTTGCCAACGCAGACAAAGAAAAACGCGCTAATGAGTTAGCTATTGCCAACATAGAACTTGCCTTTCAAAACAAAGAAAAGGATAAGCGAGCAGACGAGTTAGCTCTTGCCAACGCAGACAAAGAAAAACGCGCCAATGAGTTAACTATTGCCAACATAGAACTTGCCTTTCAAAACAAAGAAAAGGATAAGCGAGCAGACGAGTTAGCTCTTGCCAACGCAGACAAAGAAAAACGCGCCAATGAGTTAGCTATTGCCAACATAGAACTTGCCTTTCAAAACAAAGAAAAGGATAACCGAGCAGACGAGTTAATTCTTGCCAACGCAGACAAAGAAAAGCGCGCCAATGAGTTAGTGCTTGCCGCCAAGGTATTCACTCACGCCCGAGAAGGCATTATGATTACTGATGCTAAAGCTAGCATTATCGAAGTCAACGACACATTCACATCCATCACAGGTTATTGCCGCGAAGAGGCTATTGGACAAACCCCTCGCATTCTCCAATCTGGACGTCAATCACCTGAGTTTTACGCTAATATGTGGCAAACCTTACTCACAGAAGGTTACTGGTATGGCGAAGTTTGGAATCGCCGTAAAAATAACGAAGTGTATGCTGTATTACAAACAATTAGTGCAGTACGTGATGTACACGGTATTACGACCCATTATGTATCCTTAGCTACCGACATCACCCCGATGAAAGCGCATCAAGACGAATTAGAGCATATTGCCCATTACGACGTGCTGACCAATCTGCCAAATCGTGTTTTACTATCAGACCGATTATCTCAAGCCATGTTGCAATGCCGTCGTCACGCGCAGTCTCTCGCTGTCGTATTCCTAGATTTAGATGGTTTTAAAACAGTAAATGATACCTATGGGCATGATATGGGGGATGAACTACTTATTGCACTCTCAGTCCGTATGAAAGAGGCGCTACGTGAAAGTGATAGCTTAGGCCGTATTGGCGGTGATGAATTTGTGGCGGTATTAGCCAATTTAATTAAAGTCGAAGATTGTGAGCCTGTATTAGAGCGATTATTATTGGCAGCGTCAGATCCTGTCACCGTGGGTGGTGTAATATTTAATATATCAGCCAGTATTGGCGTCACCCTCTATCCGCGAGATGATGTGGATGCAGACCTACTTATGAGGCATGCCGATCAAGCTATGTATATGGCTAAAGAATCCGGTAAGAATTGTTATCATTTATTTGATACAGCTCAAGATGATGCGATTAAAGTGCAACGGGAAAGTCTAGAAGCTATTCGCTGCGCATTAGATAATCATCAATTCGTACTCTATTATCAGCCTAAAGTTAATATGATGAGAGGAACTGTGGTGGGGGTCGAGGCGCTTATTCGTTGGCAACATCCAGAGCGAGGAATATTAAATCCAATCGAGTTTTTGCCTGTCATTGAAAATCACACCATGATGATTGAAATAGGTGAATGGGTTATTGATACCGCATTGACACAAATCAGCCAATGGCAAGCAATGGGGGTTAATCTCATGGTAAGCACTAGCGTGAACATTGCGGCTGTACATTTACAGCAGCCTGACTTTACACAGAGGCTAACGACTCTGCTAGCAGCCCACCCCAATGTTGAGCCGCGCTATTTAGAGCTAGAGGTGTTAGAAACAAGTGCCTTAGAGGATGTGCATCATATCTCAACCATCATGAATGACTGCATGAACCTCGGCGTAAATTTTGCTTTAGATGATTTTGGCACAGGCTATTCGTCCCTGACTTACCTTAGACGATTACCTGCCAGCTTGATTAAGATAGACCAGAGTTTTGTGAGAGACATGTTGAGTAACGCTGATGATTTAGCCATTGTTGAAGGCGTGATAGCCTTAGCTAAATCATTCAAACGTGACGTGATTGCTGAAGGCGTTGAAACGATTGAACACGGCACCGCACTATTACAACTAGGCTGTGAATTAGCACAAGGTTATGGTATTGCCAAACCAATGCCTGCCAGTGATATTCCTGCGTGGATAAGTGACTGGAAGCCCGATGCTAGTTGGCTAAGCTGA